DNA from Cynocephalus volans isolate mCynVol1 chromosome 2, mCynVol1.pri, whole genome shotgun sequence:
aaaaataataagaaagcatGGGAATTTTCTAAGGAAGtctttgtcaaatatttatttagcttcCTATTGAGTTCCACGCACTGATCTCAAGAAGTTTTCTGTCCAGTGGGTGAAATAAATAATCAAACAATGTATGCAATCAGAAGGGAAGGGGAAGTACAGGGTACCATGAGAAAGGGGGAGAAGCCAAGAAAGACTACACAGAGGAAATGACTCCTCTGCAGGCACCTAAAGGACACATGAGAGCTACTCAGGTAAAATGGTGGGATTATTATTAGTGGGAGGACCTGCACATTCAGTGGCCTGATGGTGACAGAGCACGGTACATTGGAAGAACTTAAGGAATCTCTATGTGCCCAGAGCATAAGGTGCAAGCTTGTGACAGCAAGAGATGCAACTGTAAAATCAAACAGGGCCTGGAGGTTTGACATTATCCTAAGGGCAATGGGAAATCAATATTAATTTTCCATCAGAATGGTCTTCTTCAGCCTGCGTTCCAATGATGTCGAGACAATGCGGGTAGGCTGTGATCGGAACTGCTTCGGTCAGAATCTAGCCAGGAAACAGAAACTCCATCAATTATTTTAACgaaaataatttaatgtaaagAATTGTTACCCAGatattagaaaactgaaaaaaccaAAAGGAGACACCAAGGTATCATAAATATACCACCTGCAGGGGGCAGCTACCACTTCATGGGTTGAGGAAACAAAGAGGTTGTTACTATTAAAACTGACAGGCTTGGAGGAGGGCTGCTGGAGAGATCAAGCCCTAAGCTCTGAGGAGAGAGAGGATGCTGCCTGGCTGGTACGGATTTCTCAGGACTTTAGAAGatatggcagagctgagattatACTTCTTAAGAGAGGCTGGCTGGCAGGCGCTGATGTCTCTGAGAAGGCACCATTAGGCAGGTTCTGAGAGTGTTAGAAAAACTACAAATTGGAACCAACTGCTGCTACTAGAAGCAAGTATCACTGCCAAGGCGAAGAAGCATTGCTCGGTTACACAAACGGGAAGGAGCAAGGTCTTCTTCCTCCTCTAATGCACATCTTCTTCTGGCTTCCCCTCTCCCAGTGGCAGAGACTAATCGGGAGCCAGCCAGCAAAGGAGACACGTATTTTGCAGAGTCCCAGCCCCAGTATCAAAAAGCTGAGTAACAAAGTTGGTTTTGGAGCTGCAAGGCAACAGCTTGCTAACCATCACATCAAAGGTCTACAGTCTTCTGTCTCCATAGATACCACCTCGACAGCTCTGGGTATGTGACCCAACTGGGAAGCAGTGGATTTAAGCAAGCTCCAGGGAGAAGCAAGCAAAAGGAGAGAAAGCACGCCCTGACAGGCTCAACTACGAGGGGGGAGCCCGCGCGCTCAGAACAGCAACCCAGCCCTACCTACCTCGCTGGAAAGGCACAGCTCGGTGTGGGGCGATTTATCCTCCGGCCCTGCATCTCCATTTGTAGGCCCCGGGGAGCTAGCACTCACGAAACTCCGTCTTTCCTAACAAGGACTCTGTGGGGATCCTGGGATATTCTGCCATTCACCGTACTTCCAGTTTCCTTCTGAGGATCTTCTTTTCTCGGCCTTGGTGTTTATTCAACTGAGCCCTGGAGCACGTGACACAGGCCTGAACCAATCAGAACTCCGCATTCCCCAGGCCACCCGTGATTGGTTTGGAATGTTCAGGTGACCCAATCAGACCCAATGAGGTTAGGAAAGAGACTCTACTCTTACATCTGAACTAAACTGGAATGAAAGAGTGTGGGAACCGCTGCAGCTACATAACAACCACAGGGGGAGAGCTTGTTTGAATATGGGGCCACCATATCCAAATGGATAACACAGAATCCAGAAATGGGTCCTGATAATATCATTTAAGCTCCGAGATGCAACTGAAACCAAATCTACTGTCAGAACTTTTCAATTGGGTACgttactgaatttctttttttatttcagtcatcTGGAGTGAGATTTTCTTTCACTTGCTACAgaaaaatacaattcaaaaaATACAGCACCCGTGTCTTGCACTGGGTCTCCACTCTTTCCCCATTTGCAAAATAGCCTTATCTTGCCCTCCTTTTCATCCACCTTTTTGGTAATAagtttttttagcatttttatttattttatttatttatttttaattgacacattgtacatatttatggggtacagagttatatttcaatacatgtatgtatacaatgtgtgatgatcaaatcagggtaattagcatattcatcataacaaaaatttatcacttctttgtgatgagagcatttgagctccttgcttccagccatttgagaacatacaataaattattgttaattaaagaTGCCTAGCACTATGGTAGactaatagaacttatttttcctatctagttgtaattCTGTACCAATTAATCAGCCTCTTCCTaaccctttcccagcctctataatcacaattctactctctacttttataagATCAATTTTTGCCCACCTTTTTGATCACAGCTCCAGCAGGAAAATGACTTCACACAACAGAAAATACCACTATTACCTTTTGGCTCTCTGAGCAGCACCATGGCGGTTGGCAAGAACAAGCGCCTTACTAAAGGCGGCAAAAAGGGAGCCAAGAAGAAAGTGGTTGATCCATTTTCTAAGAAAGATTGGTATGATGTGAAGGCGCCTGCTATGTTCAATATAAGAAATATTGGAAAAACACTAGTCACCAGCACTCAAGGAACCAAAATCGCATCTGATGGCCTCAAAGGTCGTGTGTTTGAAGTGAGCCTTGCTGATCTGCAGAATGATGAAGTTGCTTTTAGAAAATTCAAGCTAATTACTGAGGATGTTCAAGGCGAAAACTGCCTGACTAACTTCCATGGCATGGATCTTACTCGTGACAAAATGTGTTCCATGGTCAAAAAATGGCAGACCATGATTGAAGCTCATGTTGATGTCAAGACTACAGATGGTTATTTGCTTCGTCTTTTCTGTGTTGGTTTTACTAAAAAGCGCAACAATCAGATACGGAAGACTTCTTATGCTCAGCACCAACAGGTCCGCCAAATCCGGAAAAAGATGATGGAAATCATGATCCGAGAGGTGCAGACCAATGACTTGAAAGAAGTGGTCAATAAATTGATTCCAGACAGCATtggaaaagacatagaaaaggCTTGCCAGTCTATTTATCCTCTTCATGATGTCTTtgttagaaaagtaaaaatgctgAAGAAGCCCAAGTTTGAATTGGGAAAACTCATGGAGCTTCATGGTGAAGGTAGTAGTTCTGGAAAAGCTACTGGGGATGAAACAGGTGCCAAAGTTGAACGAGCTGATGGATATGAACCACCAGTCCAAGAATCTGTTTAAAATTCAGACTTTTAATAGTGACAAAtaaaaaatcccatttaaaaaaaaaaaaaaaagaaaataccactattaaacaaatgaaaattgttCAACCTCCCTAGTaaacaaagaaattcaaattacAATGAGAATTATCCCATCCTGATTAAATGAACCcctaaaaaaacctaaaaatttcaATATCTACCTCTAACAAAGttacaatgaaataaatacatttatgtaaTGCTTGTTacagtgtaaattggtacagctatttTTGGAATTGATATTGCAATATGTATTAAGGTCCTAAAACTGTTTATAACCTTTGACCAATAAGTCtacttttagaaatttatcccaagaaaacaattgcatagaTCATTTTCCATCATGTTTGACCCCTCTGGTCTAACATTAGTTTAACAATGTCCTATTTAAAGATTAGTTACTAAAACTGAACACCATATTCTACATATAGTAGAATAAAGTGTTCCTATCCATCTTT
Protein-coding regions in this window:
- the LOC134370081 gene encoding small ribosomal subunit protein eS1-like → MAVGKNKRLTKGGKKGAKKKVVDPFSKKDWYDVKAPAMFNIRNIGKTLVTSTQGTKIASDGLKGRVFEVSLADLQNDEVAFRKFKLITEDVQGENCLTNFHGMDLTRDKMCSMVKKWQTMIEAHVDVKTTDGYLLRLFCVGFTKKRNNQIRKTSYAQHQQVRQIRKKMMEIMIREVQTNDLKEVVNKLIPDSIGKDIEKACQSIYPLHDVFVRKVKMLKKPKFELGKLMELHGEGSSSGKATGDETGAKVERADGYEPPVQESV